The region GGCTGAATCCAGACACCAGTGAACTGAGGGTGAGTTGTCCAGATGAGATGGCAAATATGATGGTATTCCATggatttattaatattttaacacAATTCTTTGATTGATGTGTCTGTTTAAAGGACCATAATGGGGGGTTTGAATGCGTTAGCCTTTTAAAGTCAAATCACATAATACTTTTACTACTACTTTGAGAAAAATACATGTCAATACATGTTCTCTTTATTAACATATGTGGCTAATTAAGCAAAGCATACAAAACTGGTATGACCCTTTTGAATATCTTACTCTTGACTATCATCTGTGATTTCTATAAGTAAATAGCCTTCATTGTTCCACTCAATTTCTTTTGCAGATCTTCCTCTATAGGGGAGAACTGCATATCCTGCCCTGCCCCTCCAAATCCAGTCCAGTAGGCATAGCAAAGGATGTCGTACCCAGTGTGGCACAAGCTCTTGCACTGCTCTCCACCCACCCAGACGCCTGTCGGGCAAGTCCCAAGATCTGTTCAGTCCTAAGGAAACGACTTGAGGGGTGAGAGGACGTCTTTTCatgaaaaacagtcaaattCAGTGTCGTTGACAAATTTATTTGCTTTCCACTAGGGATGTTATTGAATAGATCATATCAACTAGAAAATTGAGATTCAGACAGCGTCTGTGCAGCCTGCTGTAAAGAGAAGTGACAACATCACCTGCCTGTTGTCATATAagctcaatttaaaaaaaaaaaaaaaaaaaattaaatgtccGAATGCAACGTTTGAAGGTGCAGAATTAATGTTGGATACTAAGATTTACTACAAACTGTATAAAACTCGCAGATGCATAAGAATGTCTTATTAACggccaaaaatgaaaaaatcgCATCAATCTCTACTTTCCCCTTAGGTATCCAAAGAAGATTGAAACAGGTCTCCACCGTGCCCACTGCTTCATACCTGCAGGTATTGCCAAGTTGTTGGCACAGCGACCAGACCTAATCGCCCCTGCAGTGTCAGCTTTCTACCTGCGGGATCCAGTAGATCTGCAGGCGTGCCGAAGCTTCAAGACCTTTCCTCCTGATACAAGAGTTCTCACCTCGGTAAACACACTTAAAAATTCATTATTGTAGTGGTTTAGACAAAGAGAAGAGGTTGACCTTGTTTTAAAGgaggtatttttattttaaaacattgcttctgttttatttttatatttccagGTGACATTCACCCGTTGCCTGTATgcccagctgcagcagcaacagttcaCCCCAGACCGGAGGAGCGGCTTCACgttgcctcctctctctcatccccAGTACAAAGCTCATGAGCTTGGCATGAAACTGGTGAGCCAATATTAGTGTTTACTCTTCCTTCTGATTTGTCTTTTGGCTGAATAAAATGATCCtatattatgtatttaatttcGTTATTGGTTTAATATCTGAATCTGTCTATGTGTGACCCTGCCCCCAGGCACATGGCTTTGAGATCCTGTGCTCTAAGTGCAGGCTGCCGTCATCAGAGCCTGATGCCCCCATCAGTTGTAACCCTCAGTGGAAAGGCTTCATGGACAGTCTGAAAAGGAACGGCTACTTCCGGGTTAGTTATTTAGCGACACAAGGGATACTaggttaaatgtaaaatcaatatACTAGAATTTCTCAACTGTATAAagttagtttttaattttattgctgTCAAACGCAGGGAGAGCTGGAGGGTTCGGCTCGTTTCAGCGAACTGACAAGATCTGCAGAAAACTTCTTCAAGCAGTCTGTGACCTCAAAATCGAGGTGAGGACTGCACTGTGTGATTATGCATGCCTGTAACATCcaattgtgtgtgtctgaatatagatgttgtgtgtgttgtcagtgctTTGTCCCCAGGTGAGGAggttctccagctgctgcacagctgcagtTCCTTCAACATagaggagctgaagaaacaAGAGTCACAGCTCCCCCAAGAGGACAGTGAGTTGACatgcatcttttcttttttttttactatgaaaCACTCATTTGTAAAAAGGTTTTTAGGTTCATCCTTTAAGAGCACCTTGAATTTGTCTCAGTTACAGTACAACTGGGTCAGATTATGACAAATGACCTTGACCTTCACCCATGTCCTAATGCTGAGTAGTGTCTTTTTGTGAATATGTGCGTTTTGCTTACtctaaattatgtttttgaagGTTTATATGACTTTGAATTgcctttgtctgtctctgccacCTGGGATTTTCTACTTCCTGCCAGTTCCTTTCAGTTTCTCTCCATTTGGTATACATCCTCCATTCTCTACCCTTCTCTCTTTCAACCATTTCCCataattgatttttctttgtgtctgtctccagGTGACAGTTGGCTGGATATCACAGCTCAGGATTTGGAGCGTATGTTGCAGGAAAGGAGTGGGGGGAGGGCTGATGTTGGAAGCCAAAACTCCAGTTCCACCAAACAGACGCAGCGTGTCACgggtgcagaggagaggagaagggagacgGAGGATgacaaggaggaagaggaggccggTTACAGCCTGGTAGCAGTCAGTCAGGGGATGAAGAACTTCCTCAGCGCCATGTCGTCGCATGAGGGTGCTGAACTGCCCTGGTGAGACAGAGTGACTGTACAATATTTATTCAAGATCATCAAAGACACATTTGAGTCAATGAATAAAATGGTTTTACATCCAGATCTAGCTAATTCATTTAGATGTCTTGCCTCACCAACAGCTTTTCAGTTCAggtttcatatttttcttcatattcCAGGAGCAGCTCATCTCAGCCTTTTAGTTTCGAGCCTGTGTCCATGGCCAACGCACTGGACAGACTGCTGGGTAAGTGGAAGTTATGAAAGATGTGCAACAGTAAAAATAACTTGCGGACACCTGACACAACTCCTTCTCTTCACTgaatgtgtctgtcttttcatttttataggAAGTAAAGACGAAGAGCTAGATTCAGACGATctaggtgatgatgatgatgatgaggatgaggatgaggatgaagaggaagaagagaaagaagaggtgTCTTCTGGCCATGTAGAGATGAACGGGTCGGAAACCTTGGACAGTCTGAGACAATACATGGACCAAATGGATCTGGAGCTGATGAGCACTAACATAGGAAAAAGCTTCAATCAAACTGTAAGATCATGATTGTGATTGCAGCCTCTGCATAGCACATGCGTCCATCTGCACAGACTCAAGCTCAAGATATTATTTACTGTCAAGAAATATGCActaaaaataagtgaaataatgCAAATATATCATCCTGAATGTAGTTAGGAAAAcgtttgttttactttatttgtccTTTCTGCAGAATTACAGCAAAGCAGACTTGGACAGTGGCTCTACTCATCCCTCTGCCACGGGCAGTCCCccaagggagggaggggtggaggacacagaggaggagatccAGCCTCTTGACGTGGACTTCAACCTGGTCACAAACCTGCTGGAGTCCCTCAGCTGCCAGGACGGGTTGGCCGGACCGGCCTCCAACCTGCTGCAGAGCCTCGGCTTACACCTACCGCCCAACTCTGATTCCTCATGACAATTCCTCATCTCCCTTCAGAATGAAAGGTAATAAATAACACCCAACAAGGAGCAGCACCGACAGCTGTTAGCAGAGTGCCTTCATTACATTGACGGTACTTCTGTTGCCGAAGATCTCATCTGTGTTAAGTTTGTTCTGTGGAGTTTTCATTGTAACCAAATGTGGCTTTGTTTAGATTCACTCATTGTGTTCACTATAAAACTGTGTTCTTTAGGACTAACAGACACACTTGTAATACACATttgtaaaaatctttttaaatgttttgaaacCCGAATTGTTTGCTGTACAAAAGGACAAGGAAGCTCTTGTATGTCAATTAAATGTACACATAACACACCATAATAACAATAGAATTATTTATAggattttacaaaatgttttgataGCTCTGTTCGGTTTGTATAAGTGAGCAAATTTTGCTCAAAACATACATTTCCAATTGATGTCCACATCAATTATCTATGATGGGGTCATAATTATGGCAATGTAAAAAGTAAAGCATCTAATCTCAGTTTTGGTTGCAATGTACATATAGATATTCATGTCTGTGTTACCGtgacttgttttttctcttttcatgttaCTTAATCGTGGAAACCAACTCTCCCTCACAGTCTAGTCTCTGAAATCCATGTTTGTTTGAAGGGACAATAAACTAGACAGAGAAATATTCTACAGCAAATTCTGATGTACTATTTTGATCAAGTTTACAGGGGATTTTAACACATGCTGCTAATGTTGGGATTGATGTCTCAGTGGTGGTTTTCAACAGCACTTGCATTCAGTTGCgagaaacagaataaatatttttgcaaataaacttatttctgtcatttcagtttattcagTGTATACAGATTCTCTCCGGTGCACCATCACCACAGCTcaacattattcattattatttttctttaaatgtaatACTTCAGtacacattttgaaaaagctgATAATTATTACCTTATTCTTAAATTAAGACATACTATGTCTTCTGATAATAACTTACaagagactgaaagaaaatggTGTCGGCACCATTTAACTCTTTCCTCATCGTGACCCCTTTTCATTTGACATACATTAGCAGTCAAATTCATTCAAGGGCAACTTTCTCTGGTTAAAAATTAATTCAGTCAAGATCTGAGTTTAGGTATTTTTAACACAAAATGTAATAGGTGGGCTCAACTGTCTGTGTCCAGTACAAACAACCTCACTGTTGTCCCTTCTCATCTGAAAAAAGTGTCCAGAGTCATTCAAGGACAACTCCCACAAAGCTGTGGTTGCAAATTAATTGAGTGAAACATGAGAAGTTAAACCTCTTAAATACTGTTAAGTAAATTACATCACATGTACAATAGGCTCCAAAAGTCTGTTTtcactataaaaaaaatctcagttttTGTCTCGATATTATTCACAGTTCTCCTCAAATGTCTGCAGATTTTCATGGATATACATGTTGATATTTGCTTGATAAGGCAGAATCACCTTCAGCTCTAAATGAAAACTTGAATTGTTTGACCAATGCAGCTTAGTTGTACTTGTTCCACTGTCAAAGAGCTGGTTTTGAAACTGCTACTGTACTATTAAGGCCATGCTCTGTCTTAAACTAATGTAATGGGAGTCTTTGTTTAGGTGGTTTGGTACGCTGCATCCTGTCCTGTCCTGAGGCTGGTGCTCTGTTACAACACGCTGCTGGCATTAATACAATAACTGGTCTTAGTGTGTAAATAATTAGCTTGCTATGTGTTTGTAATATTCTGTCATGGTTTCAATCACTTAATGTAAGCTGCTTCTCTGCTGCATTTTATGTACGTGCCTCAGTAGTACAGGTCATGATGCTGTGAAAGGGAGAAAGTCGAAAGGTAACTTGTTATTctacacagaataaaaaaaaaaaacactgttgttaATGATTGAATGAATTGCATATGTCTCACTGCTACAGTCCTTTGAAGTGAAACTACAGAAGCTGGAAGAATGGCTGCACCGCCTGCCTTGCTGAATGGAGCAGTGCAGCAGAAAGCGGCGAGACACACAGAGCCGATATACCAACTAGGAAGTTCAACGCCACCCCCAGCAGGAGAATAGCAAGCAGGTATCCATGAAAGAGCAGGCTTTGCCAGCTGCCCTGACTCAACACCTGCCAGGGACTGTCCGGGTGCAGCAGCCACAGGAGGCCCAGCACCCAGCTCTGGTTGACCAGTTGGGTGTAGTAGATGTCAAAAATGGAGGCCTGGGCATCAGGGGAGTGGCGGCACTCAGCGTCAGACACTTTAGCCAGCCAGGTTAGAGAGAGACTGTGGAGGATTAAAGCCAGAGGTGCATAAATGTACTCCAGAGGTTCAATACCTGACGGACCCTTGgaggctgcagagagacagaggaaattCATTAGAGGTGAATTTGTTCTGAGGTGACAAACCATCGTTTTCACCACTACATGACATCCTAAGGTTTACCTGAGATGACAATAGATGTCCCACTCACGATGGAAATCAGAACAGAGATGTGGATAGGTGGCGGCGATGCCAGCTTCAGTGTGAAACTAAAGCCAACAGTTAACAGGGGCAGCAGAGGCAGGGTGAGGGCGAAGAGGCCGGCGTACGAGCTGCTGGCTTTGGCCCACATGGCCAGCACATCATGGATGCTGTTACAGATAGCAGGCACCAGCACCCTCTCACCCAGGGACCTGGAGTAATGCTTCAGAGGCACCAGATCCAGGACATGCAGGAGATTTAAGACTAACAAGGAGATCAGAACCTGGAAAAGATCAGTCAATGTTATTATAAAgtgttacagtatgtacagtatatataaaaagTCTCAAGTTCTATATACTATACTTGTTTCTACAACCTAAGTGGACAGTGGGGAGTGAAGAGCATTAAGTATAGCAACATCTGCATCTCTCTATGAAACAGAGATTTCTCTGGAGCACCCATTGTACACAAAGCGTGTACAATTTAtacaaagagttttttttttgacattggttttgaattaaatgatgcaAACCAATAATATGCTAACTCGTCTAttttgctgaaatgattagttcaTTAAATTGATCAGTCAAATCATAATTCACTGAATTTATCATTAATAATTCaatcatttatataatttatcaaGCAAATATGCGAAACATTTGCAGGCTCTAGCTTCTCCTACTGTTgtaaaaaacaagcaatttgaagacatcactttgAGAGCTGAGAAATTCTGATGTCAGattaatcagattaatcaaATTCATCAGATTAATCAGATTAATCAGATTCATCAGATccatcgataatgaaaataattgttggttgcagccCTAATCTGTGTCACTGCACCATTTTCTATAAATTTATCACGTTATATTATGTTGAGACTTGATTTTGTGACAATGACATTCTGCCACACTGCCACACATACCACACTCATTCATGTCCTATTGTTCTGAAGGATAATGTAGCtttcattacagaaaataaacacatacataaattGAGGACTAAAATACAGGATGCTGAATATGAAGAAGAACATACCAGTGCCACGCCTGTGATCCACCGATGTTATGAGCAATAGTTCACAGTCGATATGTTAAGAGTGTGTGTTGCCTTGTTGAGTGTGAAACcatttgaatgttttgtttacCATAGTGCAATGTACAAACTATGTTATGTCAGAAATCAGAAACATTTTCCATATACCATATACTACATTATACCCACTAAAGGTCACTCTGTACACAACTGTCACTCACAAATTTCAGTTATTAGCGACTTCCACGCTTTAGACAGGGGGTCACATTTATATGTCTGTCATTTGGTCAGCCATTTAGTTAAACATCTATTCTGCCCAAGTGTTTTATCAGCACTAAAGCCCTTCTGTGACTCCCCAGCACCACATACCTTGTCCTTCACACTGgctcacacacaccaaatacTGTCAGAGTTAGTTAGTAGTCAGCAGTCTGCACTTCATTGAACAGGTGTGACGTTAACTGCAGTAACGATTAACAACAAACCactaaaaaacagtttttagtaGCTGTTGCTTATTTAAAATCACTATTTTTCACATAAAtgtgctttttcaaaataaatatgtgtagTTCTTGAGCATCACTATGCTGCATGTGTATACTGCACATTTTCCCTATATGTTGGGTGATAAATGTAATTGCAGCATAAGCGAATGCCCTGCTGTCAGGACACACAGCAGTCTGTGTAAACAAAATAGCAGGTAGGCCATAGCGTTCACTGTTGTCACACTTGCTGGTGGAAAGCAATGCATTACATTTTGATTGCTTGATTTTGATCAAAGAGTAAACTATCCGTAGAGACGAGCGGGAAGCAGGCACCAACCTGTGCAAAGCAGAGAGCCACAGCATACGGGTAATGGTACTGAGGGATGAAGATGCCAGACACAAAGTTTCTGAGTTTATCAGCCAGGCCATATATCACCACGACCACCAGGCAGAGGGTGGGGACCAGGGGCTTTAGTGCATGATTAGATGAAAGACTGTTCACCGCTGAGGTGcaccatcctctcctccacctccctgaACTGCACAAAGGAACAGACATGAATCATAACGAATGCATAACGTCTCACATTACATAGCTGTGAATGTAGTTTAGTAAGAGTAGAGTTTgtagtttaaataaaaagactATTTTACCAGGCCAGGAAATTAAATTGAGAGaacttatttttttccacagaaaaattCAAAACCAGCTAGCCCATTTTCGCTGTAATAAATCTAacatcaatatactgtatactgtactcCAGCTATTAAATTGCACCAATTTTGACATGGAAATtacctgtttattattgtttcctgtttttgcaGAGCTGCCAAATGTCTCATGCGGAACTAAACCTAGTTGATTATGAATCAGAAAATGtaggattttattttcaaaaaatcagaaatcaaaatattggacatttttattgaaatttcatGAGGTGTAGGCTTATTATAATATCTATATTGGCAAATTGAaactatcattttttttaaattaagacatttttagaaattGCACAAAAGTCACCGGCAAAAGGACAAACATTTAAACGCTGTATTGGTGGGTCGACTCGCTTATTGTACAATATGTTATTCTCATATAAATTCTCAGGATAATAACAACAGGAAAGCCATATGGCATGTCATTAAGTTAACTGCTGGTAAAACTAAATGCtgcttaaaaaagaaatatagctattcactgactaaaacaacacacatttaaataggCCTATATGCCAAAAACACAGTATGTGCCCCTTTATTTTGGACAGAGgcaagaaaatatgaaaagagaaacatgaacTCACCATCTGGAATTCCTCATGAAgtcatatttcatcatttcaaagtCCAATTATTCCATTTGAGTGACTGTAAACACCATTCATTACCACTGCTaataatagtatagtacatttaaaataacattaataattcaCCTTCTTAGCAAACGTCTCTCTCCCTATAATTTTGCTGAACACGCCACTGTCCACCTGCTCTCTGTGCTGCGGGCAGTCacctcatttgttttctcactgtGTCCAGATGGACTTTGGTCTCGGTCTGTTTGTCTCACCATAATTAAAGAAGCAATCTAGGTGGACAGTTAGTAAAGTGATTTTCTCCAAAGATACACAGAAATAGAGCAGACATCTGTGGAATCCATTAAGATCCGTTTGCTGACACATTTTATTACACGATGTGTGATACTGAGAGACAGCGGCATCACTCAGCCTCATGGGaggaatgtgttttattttgcgATCATGTTATATATCTAGAAattgattttagatttttaactTTGATGATATGCCTTCTCCTGAGAGTTATGGTTAGGATGAGGAGAGACTAAACCCTGGCTGTTTGTTTCCAGCTTTGACACCTGTTTGTGACATTCCTGACACTCCTTCCCAAGCTTTACCTTCCCTACCCCCCACCCTCTGTCTGGATCCCTCTAGCTGTATAGGCCATCATGACATCATGGAGTCCATGAACCACATGGCTACATGAGTGAGGGTCTGTTTAAGTAAACAGACTCATCAGACTGAGCGGGTGAAGGTCTGTGCACTCTGGagctcagacaaacacagtaGCAGCATGAGCGCCCTGACTGATCCAGAGTACTATAGCAACAGGCCTGTGAGCTTCAGGGGGCTTTCAGTCATGGATCTGTGTGTCATTTAGGCTGGTTGAATATTGCAaagcagcaacaataaaaaagagGATGGTGACTGATCGTGTGTGTAAATATTACATGTGTGCACGCTGGGACACTGATACAGTATGTGGAAACGTGTGCACAAACTTGTGTGTACACTGATATGagtcatatactgtacatgtatgtgtaaaCTGACGTGTGTACAGATTCTTCACTGACCCTTCACAAAGTGTAGAGAAGGTCGTTTCAGTACACTCACTCAGGAGCACAACAGGGGGCAGTCACAGTCTGTTTGGATGTTAGCAGCTTCCAGCTTTCTTCTCTCACTCCCAAGCTTTGGACACATTTGTAGGAATAACAACTAtcaggtaaataaaaatatgacaacAGGCATTTAGTAAACCACAACTTTCCAAAATAAGTCAGtttgatatatatattgatagatatatatatttcatcaaTACAAACAgctaaatacatttactgaGTTTAGGTATATTTTTGGATGACCtgtactgtttttattttttttttttattattattattattattattaaaattttactagtaaaattatttttagtGTGGTATTAGTGAAAAGATGCAAATACTTCCAACACTTCCATAAACATGCATTTATACTTATCTACCCCTTCTAGTGTCCTAacaatgtttgttgttgtgatttATGTGTAATCTACACTAGTGGTATTGGCAGTAGTAGCCGAGTACATTTATTGTCTTTAAAGGAAACTGGGTCGCAGTGTGCCACATCTGGAATGGAAAACTGAAATAGAAATAACTAAAACAAATGAGAGTACCAACAATGGACATGGTCATGGAAAAAGGCATTAGCAGGAGCGTTGACCAGCTGCGTTGAGTTTAATTAGGTGTGTTTGTTGACATATAACAATACAGATGAAGGACTGTTGACTCACAGGCTGGTGTCAAGGACctataactgtgtgtgtgtgtgtgtgtgtgtgtgtgtgtgtgtgtgtgtgtgtgtgtgtgaagggtgcTGTGAGGAAGATGGGGTTAACAGGGAGGTGGCGTGAAGGTGCTGAGATTGTCAACTGAGGGGCACAGGAACACGTACAGTAAGATTCAAAATTTAAATAGTTCAATGAAGCAACCAAGATGAGGTTTGGAGGAGACATGTGACAGTGGATATTGGGCATACATagttcattgtgttttatgttttttaagatAAATGAATGTGT is a window of Seriola aureovittata isolate HTS-2021-v1 ecotype China chromosome 14, ASM2101889v1, whole genome shotgun sequence DNA encoding:
- the ecd gene encoding protein ecdysoneless homolog, which translates into the protein MDALQRRVIQEDMVQYKLFLIQPDGSSSQQTEEHLSQLVEEILAKVAPLLIQYIWQHQPFNLKYHPEKGSVPAHIGGSTQFGDNVEDEWFIVYLLQQITEAFPDLAARVEDNDGEFLLIEAADYLPKWLNPDTSELRIFLYRGELHILPCPSKSSPVGIAKDVVPSVAQALALLSTHPDACRASPKICSVLRKRLEGYPKKIETGLHRAHCFIPAGIAKLLAQRPDLIAPAVSAFYLRDPVDLQACRSFKTFPPDTRVLTSVTFTRCLYAQLQQQQFTPDRRSGFTLPPLSHPQYKAHELGMKLAHGFEILCSKCRLPSSEPDAPISCNPQWKGFMDSLKRNGYFRGELEGSARFSELTRSAENFFKQSVTSKSSALSPGEEVLQLLHSCSSFNIEELKKQESQLPQEDSDSWLDITAQDLERMLQERSGGRADVGSQNSSSTKQTQRVTGAEERRRETEDDKEEEEAGYSLVAVSQGMKNFLSAMSSHEGAELPWSSSSQPFSFEPVSMANALDRLLGSKDEELDSDDLGDDDDDEDEDEDEEEEEKEEVSSGHVEMNGSETLDSLRQYMDQMDLELMSTNIGKSFNQTNYSKADLDSGSTHPSATGSPPREGGVEDTEEEIQPLDVDFNLVTNLLESLSCQDGLAGPASNLLQSLGLHLPPNSDSS
- the si:ch211-248a14.8 gene encoding uncharacterized protein si:ch211-248a14.8 isoform X1, translating into MRHLAALQKQETIINSSGRWRRGWCTSAVNSLSSNHALKPLVPTLCLVVVVIYGLADKLRNFVSGIFIPQYHYPYAVALCFAQVLISLLVLNLLHVLDLVPLKHYSRSLGERVLVPAICNSIHDVLAMWAKASSSYAGLFALTLPLLPLLTVGFSFTLKLASPPPIHISVLISIVSGTSIVISASKGPSGIEPLEYIYAPLALILHSLSLTWLAKVSDAECRHSPDAQASIFDIYYTQLVNQSWVLGLLWLLHPDSPWQVLSQGSWQSLLFHGYLLAILLLGVALNFLVGISALCVSPLSAALLHSARQAVQPFFQLL
- the si:ch211-248a14.8 gene encoding uncharacterized protein si:ch211-248a14.8 isoform X2; this encodes MMKYDFMRNSRCSGRWRRGWCTSAVNSLSSNHALKPLVPTLCLVVVVIYGLADKLRNFVSGIFIPQYHYPYAVALCFAQVLISLLVLNLLHVLDLVPLKHYSRSLGERVLVPAICNSIHDVLAMWAKASSSYAGLFALTLPLLPLLTVGFSFTLKLASPPPIHISVLISIVSGTSIVISASKGPSGIEPLEYIYAPLALILHSLSLTWLAKVSDAECRHSPDAQASIFDIYYTQLVNQSWVLGLLWLLHPDSPWQVLSQGSWQSLLFHGYLLAILLLGVALNFLVGISALCVSPLSAALLHSARQAVQPFFQLL